In Gemmata obscuriglobus, a single genomic region encodes these proteins:
- a CDS encoding DUF1559 domain-containing protein — MIKQFKSACRTGFTLLELLVVVAIAAILIGLLLPAVQKVRTAAARMKISNQLRQFSIATANYATAHNDKFPAADGEGSRDNAAAFYQLLPYVEQGAEGWLHQPDGPPILRNPYDPTWQGFPPNSMGGNVSFSLNALLFRSGLTCNNLTDGASSTMAIAERYATCGKFYADWQMPKYSCYRYEDGKMILLQSCSSGRRRPTFADAFFNDVTPVTDLVTNTTSPSVASLTFQTRPLSIADCDSRIPQATFDAGILTAFADGSVRLLRPATSPNVYWGMVTPQGGEIVSD, encoded by the coding sequence GTGATAAAGCAATTCAAATCAGCTTGCCGCACGGGGTTCACGCTTCTGGAGTTGCTCGTCGTGGTTGCGATCGCCGCGATCCTCATCGGACTGCTGCTCCCAGCGGTGCAGAAGGTTCGCACGGCAGCGGCACGGATGAAAATCAGCAATCAACTCCGACAGTTTTCAATTGCCACTGCCAATTACGCCACCGCGCACAACGATAAATTTCCCGCTGCGGATGGGGAGGGTAGCCGCGACAATGCCGCAGCGTTTTATCAGTTGCTTCCATATGTGGAACAGGGTGCCGAAGGTTGGCTCCACCAGCCAGATGGGCCACCCATCTTAAGAAATCCTTATGACCCTACTTGGCAAGGATTCCCGCCCAACTCAATGGGCGGTAATGTCAGCTTCTCGCTCAATGCCCTATTATTCCGCAGCGGATTAACGTGCAATAATCTGACAGACGGGGCGTCGTCAACTATGGCAATTGCGGAAAGGTATGCAACTTGCGGCAAATTCTACGCAGACTGGCAGATGCCAAAGTATAGCTGTTACAGATACGAAGATGGAAAAATGATACTGCTGCAATCATGCAGTAGTGGGCGACGACGGCCTACTTTTGCAGACGCTTTCTTCAACGATGTTACTCCTGTAACCGATCTAGTCACGAACACAACATCACCTTCTGTTGCCAGCCTCACGTTCCAAACCCGTCCACTAAGCATTGCGGATTGCGACAGTCGTATCCCGCAAGCCACGTTCGACGCTGGCATTTTGACAGCATTCGCGGATGGCAGTGTGCGTCTCCTCCGGCCAGCAACTAGCCCCAACGTATACTGGGGAATGGTCACACCACAAGGTGGGGAAATCGTCAGCGATTAG
- a CDS encoding NUDIX hydrolase, which translates to MPRAPIPTWCFALVVVRKGDQFLIVQENKPGQPWYLPAGRVEEGESFAAAAVRETFEEGGIPIRLTGVVRVEHTPLPTGARMRVVYLAEPADDTPPKSRPDDESLGARWVTLDELRGYHMRGDEVAELFAYVAGGGTVHPPDLIKGEGEPYRINR; encoded by the coding sequence ATGCCGCGCGCGCCGATCCCGACCTGGTGCTTCGCCCTCGTGGTGGTGCGCAAGGGCGATCAGTTCCTGATCGTGCAGGAGAACAAGCCGGGGCAGCCGTGGTACCTGCCGGCGGGGCGGGTCGAAGAGGGCGAGTCGTTCGCGGCAGCGGCGGTGCGCGAAACGTTCGAAGAAGGCGGCATCCCGATCCGCCTCACCGGGGTCGTCCGCGTCGAGCACACCCCGCTCCCCACCGGGGCGCGGATGCGCGTCGTCTACCTCGCCGAACCCGCCGACGACACCCCGCCCAAGTCCCGCCCCGACGACGAGTCGCTCGGCGCGCGGTGGGTCACACTCGACGAGCTGCGCGGCTACCACATGCGCGGGGACGAAGTTGCGGAGCTGTTCGCCTACGTCGCGGGCGGCGGCACCGTTCACCCGCCGGATCTGATCAAGGGGGAAGGCGAGCCCTACCGGATCAACCGTTAG
- a CDS encoding OB-fold protein, whose protein sequence is MRDDYDRDREERRARRRMRRREDGYDTYRPVSTLGVVSFVGGLLALIVSLIPCFGVVAIPAALVALFLAVLSLIVARQSGQATGYPVAATAVSGSSLIISLLWFAMLGTVFSEKRAVSHRPAPQVEGRPVPVPVPVPARKVQPEQKAPAEQKPPVDPKAADEAFEKKLLEDIAKDRIKEIIRNGPGIAVSATNLEDEFDTNPVAADVQYKDKVLAVSGKVVRVVRDEPRGLYALELATGNATKTVSCEFVAKTKDALASCKRGDEVKVRGLCAGRVNEFVKLTDCVIAK, encoded by the coding sequence ATGAGAGACGATTACGATCGCGACCGCGAAGAACGCCGCGCCCGACGCCGGATGCGCCGCCGTGAAGACGGTTACGATACCTATCGTCCGGTTAGTACGCTCGGCGTCGTCTCGTTCGTGGGCGGGCTTCTGGCGCTTATCGTGAGCCTGATCCCGTGCTTCGGGGTGGTTGCCATCCCCGCTGCCCTGGTGGCCTTGTTTCTGGCCGTCCTGTCACTCATTGTGGCACGTCAGTCGGGGCAGGCGACGGGGTACCCGGTCGCGGCGACCGCGGTCAGTGGCTCTTCGCTGATCATTTCGCTCCTCTGGTTTGCGATGCTCGGCACAGTGTTCAGTGAGAAGCGCGCCGTATCCCATCGCCCGGCTCCGCAGGTTGAAGGTCGCCCGGTTCCGGTCCCTGTCCCGGTGCCGGCGCGCAAGGTGCAACCGGAGCAGAAGGCGCCCGCTGAGCAGAAGCCGCCGGTTGATCCGAAGGCCGCAGACGAGGCGTTTGAGAAGAAGTTGCTCGAAGACATTGCGAAGGACCGGATCAAGGAGATCATCCGCAACGGCCCTGGCATTGCGGTCTCCGCCACGAATCTTGAAGACGAGTTCGACACGAACCCGGTTGCCGCCGACGTGCAGTACAAGGACAAGGTGCTTGCCGTGTCCGGGAAGGTGGTCCGCGTTGTTCGCGACGAGCCCCGCGGGCTTTACGCCCTCGAACTCGCGACCGGTAACGCGACCAAAACCGTGAGCTGTGAGTTCGTCGCGAAGACCAAGGACGCGCTCGCGTCGTGCAAGCGCGGGGACGAAGTGAAGGTGCGCGGCCTGTGTGCCGGGCGCGTGAACGAGTTCGTGAAACTGACCGATTGCGTCATCGCGAAGTGA